A region of the Corynebacterium endometrii genome:
GGGGGCTTGGAGCGCGAGCTTGAGCGCCTCGCGTTGTGGCCACAGGTGTGTCTCACGCGGCGAAGGCGGATGAATCATTGGCGCATCCTGTTGGGCCGGCTGCGTTGAATCATCGAAGCGCCTGGCGCGCTTGGGTTCCTGCTTCTTAGGTTTACGGGCCTCCTGCTTCACCATGTGGAGGACCTCCTCCGGATTTGGCCAGCCTACCCAGCCAGCCAGGCGGCGAGCGTAATCCGCCTGCAGCGGCTGGTCACGAATTCCAGCAACGATTGGGACCGTGCGGCGTAGTGCCTGCAGGCGCCCCTCGGCGGTATCCAAGCGGTGTTTTTCCAGGGTTGCCTGTATGACAAACTCAAACATCGGAATGCGGTCCGCTACCAAATCCCGCACGGCAGCGTCGCCGCGCTGCAGGCGCAAATCGCAAGGATCCAGGCCCTCGGGGGCCACGGACACGAAGGACTGGCCCGTGAACTTCTGCTCGCCCTCAAAGGCGCGCATCGCGGCCTTCTGGCCAGCTTCATCGCCATCGAAGGTGTAGATGAGCTCACCATTGAAATAGGAGTCATCAAGCATCAACCGGCGAATGAGCTGCAGGTGCTCGCCACCGAACGCGGTGCCACAGGAAGCCACGGCGGTTTTCACCCCGGCGGCGTACATGGCCATCACGTCCGTGTATCCCTCCACCACCACGGTCTGGCGGTTCTGCGCGATATGCTTTTTAGCCAGATCGAGGCCAAAGAGCACCTTCGACTTGTGATAGAGCATGGTCTCTGGCGTATTCATGTACTTGCCCAGCTTGTCATCATCAAACAGCTTGCGGGCGCCAAAGCCAATCACGTTGCCGGAAAGATCCTTGATAGGCCACAGCAACCGGCGATGGAAACGGTCGATGGGGCCGCGCTTACCCATCTTCGAGATGCCGGCCTTTTCCAGCTCTTCAAAACTAAAGCCCAAGCGCAGCAGGTGTTTGGTAGCGGTATCCCAGCCCTCGGGGGCGTAGCCACACTCAAATTCGTAAATGATGTCCTG
Encoded here:
- the dnaG gene encoding DNA primase, which produces MARGRIPDSDIQAIRERAPIDEIVGEYVQLKPAGYDSLKGLSPFKEEKTPSFHVRPQRGYYHCFSTGKGGDVFSFLMEMEQVSFPEAVEAVAQKIGYHINYQGGSTGARDEKPGTRQRLIQANKAVHEFYRQQLETPQAETARNFLLDRGFGQDIIYEFECGYAPEGWDTATKHLLRLGFSFEELEKAGISKMGKRGPIDRFHRRLLWPIKDLSGNVIGFGARKLFDDDKLGKYMNTPETMLYHKSKVLFGLDLAKKHIAQNRQTVVVEGYTDVMAMYAAGVKTAVASCGTAFGGEHLQLIRRLMLDDSYFNGELIYTFDGDEAGQKAAMRAFEGEQKFTGQSFVSVAPEGLDPCDLRLQRGDAAVRDLVADRIPMFEFVIQATLEKHRLDTAEGRLQALRRTVPIVAGIRDQPLQADYARRLAGWVGWPNPEEVLHMVKQEARKPKKQEPKRARRFDDSTQPAQQDAPMIHPPSPRETHLWPQREALKLALQAPDVAGSYFDGISEEAYTNDAYRTVRKAIATVGGTEMGKTLPPTEWIAQVAAEMLDLTGRNFVSELAVEPILPTGTTTREAYADSVLSRLQASQVGDQIAQLKAQLGRMRPSEESYNSLFADLIALEQARRELNERAFRH